From a region of the Sphaerodactylus townsendi isolate TG3544 linkage group LG16, MPM_Stown_v2.3, whole genome shotgun sequence genome:
- the RHBDD2 gene encoding rhomboid domain-containing protein 2: MERIPVATCLTVLLSLLVSGPGLLQWGSEVAPEGSALSLRPEAVRQWQVHRLVTYIFVYEDVISLLCGAVIIWYFAGGFEKNMGTVKHFFCTVAFAISSGLLYLLLRAVISGLLEMEDVKGFTPVAFAMLGVSITRSQMKRTLLFGVYFPLLLLPWLLLCVACLIPHSSVLGNICGLLIGEAYGYRYCFGLDLPESAISRLDQKFPFRLLKRIRGLKYVPGSLAERRASQSRKLNPAPGSYPTQSYHSSPPPALPVVQMNPSSHALESWPQHPLGHPPTLVPSPTSGAFRDLYVHNNFHGPPASASSFPLAQPLGVHDVPKTTDHTATGIHQAAAFPITGTALGSADLCRVHMG, from the exons ATGGAGCGGATCCCTGTGGCTACCTGCCTTACCGTGCTGCTTTCTTTGCTGGTCTCTGGGCCGGGCTTGTTGCAGTGGGGCTCGGAAGTGGCGCCCGAAGGCTCTGCCTTGTCGCTGCGGCCCGAGGCCGTGCGACAGTGGCAAG TTCATAGGTTGGTGACCTACATCTTTGTGTATGAGGATGTGATCTCCTTGTTATGTGGTGCTGTCATCATCTGGTACTTTGCCGGTGGCTTTGAGAAGAACATGGGCACAGTGAAGCATTTCTTCTGTACTGTGGCCTTTGCCATTTCTTCAGGCCTGCTGTACCTTCTGCTTCGGGCCGTCATATCTGGACTGTTGGAGATGGAAGATGTCAAAGGATTCACACCTGTGGCTTTTGCAATGCTTGGCGTCTCCATCACCCGTTCCCAAATGAAAAGGACGCTGCTCTTTGGAGTCTACTTCCCTCTGTTACTTTTGCCATGGCTCTTGCTTTGTGTGGCATGCCTTATTCCACACTCCTCTGTCCTGGGGAATATCTGTGGCCTCTTAATTGGGGAAGCCT ACGGCTACCGCTACTGTTTTGGCTTGGATCTCCCCGAATCGGCAATCTCTCGTCTGGACCAGAAGTTCCCTTTCCGACTGCTGAAGAGAATAAGGGGCCTGAAGTATgttccagggtctctggcagaaaGAAGAGCTTCTCAGAGTAGAAA GCTAAATCCAGCGCCAGGATCTTATCCCACTCAGAGTTATCAcagttctcctcctcctgccttgcCTGTCGTCCAAATGAACCCCAGTTCTCATGCCTTAGAATCGTGGCCGCAGCACCCGCTgggtcacccacccacccttgtgcCAAGTCCAACAtctggtgcctttagagacctgTACGTCCACAACAATTTCCACGGTCCCCCAGCATccgcctcctcctttcccttggcTCAACCTCTGGGTGTGCATGATGTGCCAAAGACAACTGATCATACAGCAACTGGAATCCACCAAGCGGCTGCATTTCCAATAACGGGAACTGCGTTGGGATCAGCAGACCTTTGTCGTGTTCACATGGGCTGA